The DNA region tccttatttatattTGATTTTACTGTTTTCCTTGTTTACTGGTTCGAtttctgtcactatataaacccctacCCATCCCCCCTTTGAAGCAGACTCGAATCGATATACTTTCACTAAAAATTGGAGCTTTGTTCTGTGATTCTCTCATTCTCTTACTCTGTACTTCATTttggccggctaaaagccaaggccactgagaTTCTGCTATTCGAACTTTCtcttggtgtgagcattgcccggagttcttttgaagctcttgggaactttgacgcattgagattctgggttcttgtggaattttttgtttctttgttgttgtcCGTTTAACTAGTAAGTCGCTTGATCTtttgcaattttattttttatgtgtcTCTGATTTGCATGTGCTCTCGCTTCTGAAATCTATGGCTTAATGTGTTTCTGGGCTAGTTTTTATGCACAACTCTGTTAGCTTTACACTCATTTTAAATCTCTCTAGCATTTAACTTCTCCCAATGTTGCTAGTTCTGAAATTGTCTATGTCTAACTTGGATAATCTGAACCCTCCTAAGCTCGTTTAGCTAGTGTATTGGTGTCTGAATGTTCATGAATATTCTTACCTGCTTTGTCCTGAATCTCAATCATGAATGCCTCACATCTATAATAACCTGTGTTAAGACCTTCACtgttaattatgacttgtttCTCTACTATTGTGTCACTCAGCATGCTCACTTGATCTCATACCCCTTTAATGATGGCTTTAAATTTATAACAGTTATCTCAACTTATTTTCCCTACCATGTTTGAACTGTTTTGATATTAAGATGAATCCCTAGCATAACTTAGACCTTCCCTAGTTAATTAGTCTACTGGTCAATACTTGAATGCATACGTTTGCCATTTGACATGAGTTTATTTTCACTATGTTCTGAATCTCTGCAATGATTATCTTGCATATGTAATGTGTTCTAATTTGTGTTAAGATTTTTTCCATTAACTATGACCTTGTTTCCCTGCTAATATGTCCCCAGCATGTCTTTGGATCATTTAATTCCTTGTTCCTTCAGTGATTACTTGGCTCATCACAATATACATTCCCCGTCATGTCTAAATGCTGCCTTGTTTCTTGATAATGACACTAGGATGTATACTTAACATAATTGCCCCTCAGGTTTCAGCTTGTTTAGTATTGTGCATCTGTGCATGATGATCTTTGTCAATCCTGCAAACTTGTTCTTTCCTTAACTCTTTCAATATGTGATTGTCTATGTGTTAAGTGTTGAACCTGCTTCTATGTCCCTACCAAACTTGCTTCTAAGTCATGTGGCCTATTTGATTAATTACTCTATATTCTCAATTTGGATATGTCTACTTTAGGATATGAATGTATCTCCTAACTTCTGTCCATTTTCCTCACTAGCAACTTATGCTATTCTGAACTCTTCATTCTTAGCCGGCTtaaagccaaggctacctaggttctattattggcctccctagtgtgagcactgctcgaggtccaattgaggcccttgtgaactctgacactaGGGCTTAGTCCTAGTCATTCTCTCAACCTCCAAAACTGTCCCTAATACTCTATTTCCCTGTCATGTACTGCATGtctatattggttgttccaagtGGACTTGGTGCTGTGGCTCATTTGAATGGGTATGGGCTCTTCTACGGACCCATGATCGTGTATTGAACGTGGCTCTTTGTTGAAGGCCCAATAAGGCTGggtatttagttattttatttgggCCTATTGTGGGTCTGTTCACTGTTATGTAATATTTTTACTCATTgttgggcctgtaataatctttgtataaacaattggggttgttagtaaaagggaatggggtagattttaatatttaCATGTGATGggtagatgacatgcctataggacttgataATGTGTTCGCTATATGTGTTGTTCAATTACATGAGCACTGTAGAGATCATGACATTAGGAGAAGCACACACGCACTTCCTGTTTACCATTAAACATGAGTTCAAATGCTATGTCTACTGCTACGTGTttatagacagcatgcctataggaagtgaGCACTCTTTTAATTTGCATGACTGCTTTCAACCGCATtagaaacctgcctataggaacaaaatgaattttccttcaattcacTTCAATtattcactagaaatcatgcctacaggatTTTGACCACTTCATTCGTTATTGTATCGCACTGATCACTAGAAATCCTATTTATAGGACTAAGTATAAATGAAACGAGTTCTAATCATCAATCGTAGAGATCCTTCCTATAGGAAATAACTACTTATTAATTGGTTAATGCTAGACCATTCAAACACTGCTTCATGCACGTCGTATGAATAATTCTGGGACACTTTCCCTAGCAGATTCTATTGTACCCAACCGCATAGATCACTTAGGCATCATACATGTATGATTGGTAACTTAAAACTCTCAACAATTAGCTTATGATACCCATATGATTCTATCTATAAGCTATATCCTGCATCTAAAATCACTTGCATACTTTGATCTCCTAGAAAGcctgtctataggattctgcagatTCTTGTTTGGCATATGTGTTTGCGTTCATTTATTTCTTAAGTGCGGAGGCAAACTTGAGCCCCTTTATTgccatatttgaagtccaatatattttgtatgtcgcctagttttatcattttgagcagcctaagtttaagtctagaaccaccctaaatAGAAGTCCAATgccctcctggaccataggtatgggacgagTAATGCATGCATAGAGTAcgacctataattgaattagaacgcttttaggtaacaactttaacatagtaatcgggtagcaggagatgatagtctgtgcccgctgaataatatgagtaacaccccatcttgagggagttacgaagtattatttatgttgcacggggtgatcctttaggctaaaaaacttaggtcCCCCTcctctttatatgttgttattagatctaaatagtCGTATCCCTATATTCGCACTAAGATCTGTATTAATCATGTTGTAATAAAGTTCTATGACTTCTGAActcctttatttatttgattaccTAGCTTAATcataatccacataatcttaagttcagtcgggacccacaattgtggacctcgagtagtgcctaacaccttctctttgaggtaacttgagcctttacccgatctttggtggcgttgactagtcaaacagagtcatTTGCATAaaaggtgccctaacgcaccttaaaccgttaggtggcgactctcctcttttaataccttctttaaaagagttgtcacgtgtcgaaacccgatttcgcgagaaaaagaggGCACAACAggtatcgattatgtacatcggcccaggttaccgctgggtattcaattaaattctgctttagctgTCGTGAGGCCACCAAACTTCGAtcattcaaaccttgagtaaaatcttgaacaacccaatcgtcggtgactggtggtaattccataCGTTCCATCTGAaaccgagatacgaactcccttaacATTTTATTATCTTTCTGTTTTACCTTGAAGAGGTCGACTTCCTAgtcgcaacctttattgctccggcatGTGCCTTCACGAAAGatctgcaagcatggcgaaggaatcgatggaattaggtGGCAGATTGTGAAACCATATCATTGCCCCATTTGATAGAGTTTCTCCAAACTTCTTTAGTAGAACTGATTCGATCTTatcatcttctaaatcatttCCCTTTATCGCACATGTATAGGAGGTGACATGCTCATTTTGATcggtggttccattgtacttGGGGATTTCCGACATGCAAAAGTTCTTCGGAATGGGCTTTGGAGCCGCACTCGGGAGGGAGGGGGGGCTTCTGCATAAACTTCTTCGAGTCCATACCTTTCAAAATTGGtcgtgcccccggtatttgatcaaccCGGGAGTTATATGTCTCTACTTTATTGTCAtttgcctcaattttcttttctcccatttTAATTCGTTTAGTGAGCTCCTTGAACATTTTCATAATGATGGGGGCAGTCTTCGATTCATTGGCATTTGACCTTTCTGGCACTGGCTCGGTCCTGTGAACGACTTCAAGTTCTACCTCACTCGGTGCTCGATGTTGATTTTGTAATTGTGCTGTAGcggcttgttgagcctgtaacatttcaaatatcaattggaggctaactccaccCTGCGTACTTCGACCACCAGATCGACCTTCTCTGCTTACGCTACCTTTGGGATCAGCGCCCAAATTTGTATTTAGGGCGATATGTGAACTGACATCGATGGGGTTAGCAATTGGTACTCCCTCGAGATCAGCCTGAGGCACCTCGATTTCTGGGGCGACTATATTATCGTTTTCCACGTGAAATCCGAAACCGTTGTTACCGTGTGTGGGTGttatttgtgagtttgacatgctttttcctgaaaacaaaaatatttacaagaacaagcgtaaagtaGTATGTGTTATCGGAATCAATATTAAggaatcactattatccttagccccatggtgggcgccaaattgtttaccctcaaaattggataacaataaaacttataatgtggatttaaggacacgtgatttcacttaataccgattgataaatatgaagattaaagaTAGAATTATACAATAAAGTAAATCAAACCAGTATTTGAGTAGCACTCAACCCTTAAGTTAAAGTATCCTTGAACTGATTGATGCAAGGACAATAAAAATACAATAAGCTGAAGAACAAGAGTGTGAGCGAGGAAGAAAATTATATTGCTTAGTTATCAGTCATGGCTATAAATGGTTagaactcccctttatatagtagaggaattctatatatgatacaattctaattacagaaggaaatctcaTGATTAACTAAACAATCGTTCTTGATtcgatccgttccgagatttccgCCAGGATCTTCAACCGGTCGCAGATATCTCAATTTTCTGTTATTACACAATCTTCGGTATTGCTCGATACCTGTCTCGTTCGGCCTCGATTGCTGTCGGCCTCGATCTTGGCAAGTGCCTCGAATCCCGATCTCGATACCTTATCTTTATGCCTTGATCCGATCTACTTCGGAGTCGTTCTTCGATGCAAACTCCCGGTATCGGTCAAACAGTAAAATCGGACaggcccgattttaaccgtatacagttAAATAGTTGAGCAaaatttatttatagcccatCGGCCCAAATATATATCACCCGGTAGCCCAAAATTGCAATATACATTTTATACCCTAAAAGTAATTCTAGTGGCTAGCCACAAGATCTGTTTCtcaaaccccaaaccctaatctcTTCTCtctcctcctcaccctctctctcgccGCCCTCTCTCCCAACAGCAGCATCGCCTTAGCTCCATCACCCGCTTCCATCGACCACCGCCAAACCCCACAAAAATTATATCACCGTTCTCATTTCCTCCCCCCCCCCTTTCCATATCTACAATCTAAATCTTTCAAATCCTCACCAATCTCTCAAAATCCCAAATCCGAAACCTTAGGCCCTTTTATTTCTTTTGAACTTCACGGAGTTTCAGCCATCACCACCATTCAATATCCACATGAATCGATAGATCTTGACATTAGCCTCGACCCTATACGCCGGTGGCCGGAATCCGACAGAGTCGCTGGTGACCACAGAAGAAGCAACTCTGCCAACCACGACTCTCATGACCTTGTCTTCTTTCTCTGATTTTCTCTTATAGTTTCTGTGAATATGAAGTCAATATTTTGAAGATCTTtggctgaaaatttaaaactccGGCGATCTTATTACCATTTTTGGCGACTGTGAGGCCATGGACACCGGTGACTGGTCTCTCAAtgaaaggaagataagaggagaTAACTATGCATAAagttaaaatatatacaaaatagactgtcactatacaaaaattatacaaaatagagtgttattatacaatttatatacaataaagtgtcactatacaaaatatatacaaaaatagaatgtcattatacaaaaaatatacaaaatagactgtcactatacaaaataaactgtcactatacaaaaatatactactaaatagactgtcactatacaatttatatacaatagactgtcattatacaaaatagactgtcactatgcaaaatagactgttactatacaaaaaatatacaaaatagactgtcactatacaaaaaatatacaaaatagatatttcGGGCTACTAGATGCAATATATTTGGGCCGAAGAGCCATTTCATATCAATAGTAAAaaatatgggctattaaaattttgaggagtTATAGAGGATAGTTTTTTCTAAATAGTTTTTAACTTTGAACCTCTCTTATTTCGGAGTTAGTGAAGTGCGTGActaaattttaaaatttgtgaTATTATGAGTGTTGGAGCTAACGAGAAAATGTTTATATTGTGTATATTAATGCATAAAAATTGTACTTCTCTCCGTTAAGTTTATAACAAGATCATAATAAAACTATTGAGGATTGGGAATGGCACGTGGACCACTTTACCAGACGTGGTAAAGAAAGGGGCCAACTTGAAATTTCGCCAAACTTTTGTACGCCAGAAGTTCAATCGCCTACCTTTCTCGGGCTTCCAGAAAAGAAGTTCAGGTTTTGCGGTTATGGCGATATGCCTGCCATGGCATCCTTTACAACCCTCTAAAACCCAACATCTCTTCCGTATTCGCAACCCAGTACATGTAGTCCCTATTCGCCATATACATGCCTTCAGGCGCAGCGACTTTGATGGATTCGCGAGGCGCGTCAAATCTGGCGAAGCGTGGAGAGACGCGTGGCGGAGTGCCAACGATGGTTTCGAGCAGTTCGTTTTTGAAACAAAGAAAACTGCGGAGCGTATCGATAGGAGGTATGCTGTTTCCCGCCGGCTATCTGCTGTTGCACAGTCTGCTGCTGACCGTGCCCGAGAGCTTGACCGTGATTTTGAGATTACTCACAAATGGCGTACCTTCTCTCTCGATTTCACTAGAAATTGGCCCAGGGTTTGTTGCCTATTGCCTCTATATtaaacatttcaaatatcaatttaATTGTATGCCAATATTAAATTCTGAATTAGAAAGTCATTTTTGTTGAAGGAGACAATCTACTATTAGGGAATGATTGCCTAGAATTTCCCCAATTAACTGTGGATTCAGATATAGGTCTTTGAATACTGGAACTTATCGGACAGAACATAAGAActttggttttgatttttaacatgttagatactataatataatatctttCAATTAGTTCATTGATTTATATTTAGTGCTGTAAAGTAGTTAAGGATTGTCACTTCCATTCCGGAGTCTGCTTCATGCCAATCATGTTTCTGGTTTCTACGATTAGATAAATCCATTTCCATTCCATGAGTTAGTTTCATGCTAATTAGGTTTTCTATTTCGACTTAAACGTATTACACAATTAGTTAATTGATTTAAGTTGATGTTATCAGAGTTTTCTATGGATTTTTGTCTGCCTCCTGCCCGTCATCTTCATGCTAATTGGTTTTTCTGCTTTCTGTTTTGCCGCTGCAGTACAGGAAGCAGTTGAGTGATTTTATGGATACCCCGCTGGGAAGAAGTGCTGCTGTAAGTGTTACTTGGTTTTTGAGGACACATGCCATGTGAACATGTAGCATGGTACTTAAATACCTTAAACCACATGGCGTTGATTTCTTACGAAAAGTTAGAGAAGTTTGCAAGTTGCACCGAGGAAATTGATGAGTTAAAGTCCATTTGTTCTATCATCTATGAGGTGGACAAGGATCATAGGTCTATTCTGTCATAAAAGTTCATTAACTGCAAGTAGTAATATTGGTATAAAGCTGAATATTTTGTTCTCAATGTGCTGCACCTGCTTGATCAATTTTAGTATATTTTAGCCTTTACATATACCCCTCCAATTATTGCAAATGCTGTTGCTAGTTTAGAGTACATCTCTGAATGTCACAATTCTGTTGCAAAAATCATTAGTAAAATTGCTCTGAGTTGGTGTGCAATTGCATTCTGCTCATACTAACCGGTTACACATCATTCTCCAATTTTGCTCTCTTGGGCTATCGTTTATTGGCAGATATACCTCTAGAGATGTTATCATCGTGAGCTTGGATAATTTCTGTTCTATATTTTATGGTAGTCATATGTTCCTGAAGCTTCTAGGAGCTTTATTTCAACATATCATGACATCTTAGAAGTTATCTTGTTCTAAATGCAAGTATGTTATCTTGCTCTAAATCCCGTCTAATGTGTCTGTTTACAGACAATATTCTTCCTCTGGTTTGCTCTGTCTGGTTGGCTGTTTCGAATTCTGATAATTGCCACATGGGTTCTACCGTTTGCTGGACCTCTTCTTATTGGAGCTGTTGCCAACAATCTAGTCATCAAGGTAACTTTGTTTCTCAATACCCTTATGGTTAGAAGTAATTGATGTGAATTCAACTGCTGTTTCGACCGAGTATTAGTAAAATTACTGATTGATCCCACtactcaaataataataataataataggcaTAATACATAAACAGGCCCTCAAACTTGGCCTCAGCTGGCAAGTATGTCCTCCAACTTTGGGTTTGCACAAGTAGGCACCTCAACTTTAATAAAGTTAAACACGTAAACGCAAATGCTGACGTGGCACATAAATTTTGGATGTGTCTAGATGATCATTTTGTAAGTTAGAATGTTCAACTGACCAAGTGGTTCTTCTTGATGAGAtcgatattgatgatagtgacGGTATTGATGATAGTGACAATCTTGATGCTAATGACGATCTTGATGCTAGTGACGATATCGATCGTGACCTTGATACGGAGCTAGAACTGCTAATTAGGATGAATGGACTCTTTTGAAAGGAGTCAATAAAAAGTCAAAATATGGACTAACTTAAACTAATTTAAAACTTAAATCAAATTTTCAATTCTTACTTATTCAGAGTCTGCGCTAAATGCTCAACTATTGAAATCAAGAAGTTACAATTGGTCAAATGTTATGAAAGGGATTAATTACTAGTCTCTTTTGAAATAGACAAGTTGAGGTGCCTACTTGTGCACCCAAAGTTGGAGGGCATACTTGCCAGCTGAGGCCAAGTTTGAGGGCCTGTTTGGGAGCAAGACTCTTAAGTAAAGTAAAATTTTAAATGAATCTGTGGCGTGGACACCATATTTCTTTTGATAGTTGCCTCTTAAGCTTGGACACTATATTTCTTTTGATAGTTGCATCTTAAGCTAATTGTCGATCTGATGGCATTACTAATAAGCCTGGCATGATGTCTCTTATTCAAAGTATTATATAAACCTGATTTGATGTTTAtgccttttatttttctttttattttcggTTAATTTCATTGCTGTAAAACAAGCGTTTTGGCGGTATTGGTCCAGCAATTGATAAGGGGAAGAATATGGGATGCTTTCTCTAACTTCCTATTGCAACTTTTTCACTCTTTTCAAGATTGTCTTTCAAACCATCAtaaattaataactaaaatttgtTCAATAATGCAAGCAAACACAATCATGTGTATCACTGTTTGTTCATCATTTTTTAGTATCGCAGTTCTATTGATAATAAATGCAAGgtctttttttattaaacaaagaCCAAATACCTAAATAGCACCTCAAACTTGGCACCATTGTCGGTTAGACACACCATCTTCAACCATGGCCAATTGAACACCTTTAGTTGACAGAAGCGTGTCTCGTGGATACAAGACGCTGATGTGTCCATCATGTGTATCACTCTGAGCTTAAGCACGTAAACATGACTTTATACCTCTTTTTAAACTAAATTTTCTCATTATTTTTCTTGCCCCTCCCTCCCCACCCCAATGTCATCTTCTTCCCTGAACCCTCCCTATTTATCTTCTTTCATAGACTCCAACTTGTGAAATATCAATACTATCACTCCACCACTACTCCAAACACCATAGCCGCAACAAAGCCCTAAGGTTGATTAAGTTGATTCTAGGGGTGTCAAATGGGCGGGTTGGATCAATTTTGGGCgggtcaaaatgggttgagtCAATAAATGGGCAGGCCAACCCGTCCAAAAGTTACTTGGGCTGAGATGGGCTAAAATTTGGGCCATAGCACCAACCCGCCCAACTTTTACCAAtctttaattaatatgtgttgttttcttatgaattatataattactaaataagattttttttcttcttttgttatggtcatatgTAACATGTCTAACAAAAATAAAAGGTTATGTCTAAGATATTTTGGCAAAGTTACTCATGTATCAATTTGGCTAAAATTCAGCCCAACTTTAAAGGgttgagatgggttgggtcaaGATGTACTGAGTTCAATAAATGGACGGGTCAATAACTAGTCCAACCTTGGGCGGGTTGGGCGGGTCATTTGggcttgggccaaatttgacAGCCCTAGTTGATTCCAAAAGTTAATTAATTTGATTCTGAAAGTTAAAATGGGACTGTCTTCTGGAAACTGCAATGGAATAATGAAACAATAGCTAGCAAGTATTCATTGGCGGCACATGGTGAAATAGAAAGATCCAATCCAAAGCATATATATCTTTTCAGTACAAACACTATAGCATAAACTACAAACTGCAGTAGAAAACTAACCGCCAAAACTGACAAGAAGATAGAGGGAAGGGGAAATTCAAAGCATAATATTATAGGAAAAGAGAGGACAGCCAAAACTCACAAGAAAATCTCAATAGATACTGTTTATTCAAGCTGGGAGGGGGTTGTTTTCTGGGGAAGAAGCAAAAAGAAAGGGACGGTGGACAGTCTGACTCTGGGGGTGGAGAGGATGATTGTCTTTGTTTTCTATTAATggtatttcttctatttttctagTTAATGTGTCAATTTAATTTCTTTCAAATGAAGTGCCATTCAGTGAATGGTTCACTTGACATGTCAGTAGCAAGTGTGTTTCACGCACTCGATCTTATGGACACCGGTGTTCAAAAGACACGCTTGTGTCAAGGTGAGGTGTTCAAATGGTCACTACGAATTTTAAAATGTCTAACTGACAAATAGTGCCAAGTTTGAGGGGCTCTCTAGGTGTTCGGCCTAAAACAATTAAAAGTCTTTTCATTTTACTTCAAACTTTTATACTGCCATGTGTAGTACGATGAGTATCTCTTCAATATCTGATAATGCTATTTGTATATTCATTTTCTTAGAATAATGTGTTACCATCATTTAACTGTATTTGTTCATTTTGAATGTTTTACAAGGGAAAAGTCTTATAGCAGAAGAACACAATAAGTGGGATTTTCTTATAGAAACAGTTTGCACTTACCTTATATGGAGGAAGTGCTACATTGCGGTTCCTATGTCTTCCTCCACTACATACAGATAATTGGCACACTCTTGAATTTTAATCTTTTGAGTTTATGAGCTATTGTGAGAAAATCTATGATGACCAGTTTGCAGCTGTGAGCCGGTTATCACGCTTCTTAACTTATCTGTGCAGGGTCAGTGCCCAGCTTGTAGGAGGCAATTTATCGGTAATAAGAATTCAACAGTTCGCTGTGCTAGCTGTGGAAATATTGTGTGGCAGCCAAAAGGAGGGGACTTCTTTTCTAGAGGCAGTCGAGGTACTACTCGTTCAAAGTCTGAACCAGATATTATTGATGTTGAGTTTGAAGAGAAATAGATATAGAGACTGCCAATGGAGGTGGCAGGTGACCCGCTTCATGTGGATTTCATACAAAAGAGTAGAATGTTGTATAAtgctattattgtttttattttttctcccgTCAGTGTATTTATTCCTTTGCTCTTCCCTGTTAGTGAATACAAGTGTAATAATTAGTGTGTGAAACTTGAGTTTTACATTTGGAATGGAAACTGAAGTTGACGCATTCTGCTCATGATGTATGACTTTGGAGACTAGTAACTCGAATTATGTTGATGAGAAAAAGTAGAATGGGTTTGAATATATCGGTAAAATTGGATTTCAAGAAATCATCAAGTGGTCTATATAGCATAACATAATTTTCTAATTCAATCAATCAATTATACCTTAATTTGAAACATAATTTTCTAAACGGAAGAGGGTCAAATATATCCTTGTATTATTCGAAATAGTTTAAATATTTGAGTATCTATTCAATTATACTCCTATCATTATACTATCACACAAATTTGCCCTTAATTTAGAATGACACGTGGCAAGCTCAGAAATGAGTAACCCACCTCCAATTTTACTACCCGAAGACCTACCATTAATTACCCGACCCACCCTTCAAAATCTCtttactttttcatttttcattttttcttttcattcttctgACTCTCTTCTTTCATCAGAACACCGTACTCATACACAAATGACCGAATCTATAGGAAAGAGATGCAGTAGGCACCATCTATTTCTTGTTTGCAGTTATTCTCATCCGCAAACTCATTTTTCCTCAATGTGTCATCACACTTCATTCCACGTTCTTGTTAGATTTTGAAGGTGTAAATGAGAAATAGAAGAGGCACGTTTTGAattgcacctcttcatctcaCCGCTATCACAGaataattattatgttttatccTGAGAATAATTAATCCATATACATTAGGCAACAGTGTGGCTCGGAATTATGTTTGCATTTTCTGTTCTAAATtctatttttctgattttctagttttgaaaaacagtttttccaacgatcttaaggaatttaattttcGGATGATTGATAGAGAAAAGAACCGGAGCGGAAATCTTTTTTTTTGTGATGATTGAACAAGCAATGTTATTGAAGTTGCTCTCTTGTTTTTCTGGAGTCAAAACAACTGCCAACGTTTCATTTTGATATAATGAAAGAGAAAGTAAATTGCAATAATCTCTGTACTTAACCATTTTCCAATGGAAACACTGAGAATGCAATGTGCGAAGGGTATAAACTCCGTTCTGATCCGCTGCTTTCTTTAGTTGGCGCCTGGCGTTCAAGGAACTTTTGCAATCACTGCAACCGGCGTTACGGTGAAGCATTGGAGTGTCATCACTTAAAAAAAAGGGCATATTTCAGAACGATGATTATACTTAAACATTAACCAAATAACTTTCCTTTCAAGAGGAAATGGTTTCAAAGTAAGAACAACCAGTTTAACGGCGAAAGCGCACATCGACAATCTGTGTTTGGGAAATGCGGCGGGCTACTGATCCATCAACAATTAATATGAGATCACCAATTAGCGTGATTGATCAGAATTTAGTAAGAGCCCATTCAAATCCTTGTGTTGTTAACAAGAGAGAATATCATAAGCGAATGGGATTTGTGAGAAGAATCCTACGAGATTCTACTTAATTATTCTTCAAAGCGAAGGATACCGATGGAAGAAAAGGCAGAAATCGGGTCACTGTGAGAGCAAAGCAGTGAAGGGTTCAGATTGAAATGGGGAAAAAAAATCAGGttccacttttttttctttttttttttttaactctatCCGTTCTTTAATTTTTCTATCCTATGTGATTTATTAGGATAGATGCTTGTTTGATGATATCAAATATGTCATATATGCATGCCATAATTTGATGAGTTGGTATATATCTTTGGTATTATGTTTGAAATTATgtgaaaaaattattttcgaGATTATAAGATATGAATTTTTTCTTAcattaatatttgaaaatattctTGAGATCATGAATATAATATATACAGGTGTGCATATGCATGTTTGATT from Nicotiana tabacum cultivar K326 chromosome 24, ASM71507v2, whole genome shotgun sequence includes:
- the LOC107829787 gene encoding uncharacterized protein LOC107829787 produces the protein MAICLPWHPLQPSKTQHLFRIRNPVHVVPIRHIHAFRRSDFDGFARRVKSGEAWRDAWRSANDGFEQFVFETKKTAERIDRRYAVSRRLSAVAQSAADRARELDRDFEITHKWRTFSLDFTRNWPRYRKQLSDFMDTPLGRSAATIFFLWFALSGWLFRILIIATWVLPFAGPLLIGAVANNLVIKGQCPACRRQFIGNKNSTVRCASCGNIVWQPKGGDFFSRGSRGTTRSKSEPDIIDVEFEEK